The proteins below come from a single Aegilops tauschii subsp. strangulata cultivar AL8/78 chromosome 6, Aet v6.0, whole genome shotgun sequence genomic window:
- the LOC109766287 gene encoding uncharacterized protein, with the protein MPASSRLCAYATCSLAASPVPTPPSPPLRCRLRRRHRRLASSMGQSTSSPAGGGRSRGDSRWPALRLDLGLPPGRKQRPAGERLDLGSRLRRALSRPSPQSTEVEIEAEEEGRDAGNRVEVEAGGADADHLVVMVNGLYGSSADWKFAAEQFVKRLPGKVYVHRSECNHSKLTYDGVDIMGERLAEEVHQVVQRKGNLRKISIVAHSLGGLISRYAIGRLYEESTSEEPCLNMEKHSDEENISGGGKIAGLEPMNFIASATPHLGSRWNKQLPFLFGVPLLEQTAAETAHLIVGRTGKHLFLSDRDDGKPPLLVRMVEDCDDGKFMSALRSFKRRVAYANITYDHIVGWSTSSIRRQHELPKLELEANNEKYPHVIHVDTANSEGSQQEDSVDTSLTDSLEEEMIRGLTQVTWERVDVCFHESRLKYNAHYNIQVRTPMNLEGEDVIYHMIDNFLV; encoded by the exons ATGCCCGCCTCCTCCAGGCTCTGCGCGTACGCCACGTGCTCCCTCGCGGCATCCCCCGTCCCCacccccccttccccaccccttcgctgccgccttcgccgccgccaccgccgactcGCCTCCTCCATGGGCCAGTCCACGAGCTCGCCCGCGGGCGGCGGCCGCAGCCGCGGCGACTCTCGGTGGCCGGCGCTCCGGCTCGATCTAGGGTTGCCGCCCGGCCGCAAGCAGAGGCCGGCAGGCGAGAGGCTCGATTTGGGGAGCCGGCTGCGCCGCGCGCTGTCGCGGCCGTCGCCCCAGAGCACGGAGGTGGAGATTGAGGCCGAAGAGGAGGGGCGAGACGCTGGGAACCGCGTGGAGGTGGAGGCCGGCGGCGCGGACGCCGATCACCTCGTCGTCATGGTTAACGGCCTCTATGGGAG TTCGGCGGATTGGAAGTTTGCAGCAGAGCAGTTCGTGAAGAGGCTCCCGGGGAAAGTCTATGTGCATC GTAGTGAGTGCAATCATTCAAAGTTAACATACGATGGAGTTGATATAATGGGCGAAAGACTGGCTGAAGAG GTACACCAAGTTGTCCAGAGAAAAGGAAATTTGCGGAAAATCTCTATTGTTGCTCATTCACTTGGTGGATTGATTTCAAGATATGCAATTGGAAGACTCTATGAAGAATCAACAAGTGAAGAGCCATGCCTTAATATGGAGAAGCATTCTGACGAAGAAAATATAAGCGGAGGTGGTAAAATAGCTGGCTTAGAACCAATGAACTTCATTGCGTCAGCTACACCACACCTGGGCTCAAGGTGGAATAAACAA CTGCCCTTCCTTTTTGGTGTTCCGCTTTTGGAACAAACCGCTGCAGAAACTGCGCATCTTATAGTTGGGAGAACGGGTAAACACTTGTTCCTCTCGGACAGGGACGATGGGAAGCCTCCACTTCTTGTGCGGATGGTTGAAGACTGCGATGATGGGAAATTCAT GTCAGCTTTGCGCTCTTTTAAGCGCCGTGTTGCGTATGCAAATATAACATATGACC ATATAGTTGGTTGGAGCACATCATCGATTCGGCGTCAACATGAGTTACCGAAA CTCGAGTTAGAAGCAAATAATGAAAAGTACCCGCATGTTATCCATGTTGATACTGCTAACTCAGAGGGCTCTCAGCAAGAGGATTCTGTAGACACTTCACTCACGGATAGCCTTGAAG AGGAGATGATCCGTGGCCTTACACAGGTGACCTGGGAACGGGTCGATGTATGCTTTCATGAGAGCCGGCTAAAATACAATGCGCATTACAATATCCAG GTCAGGACCCCAATGAACCTGGAGGGAGAAGATGTCATCTACCATATGATAGACAATTTTCTAGTCTAG
- the LOC109766290 gene encoding pathogenesis-related protein PRMS — translation MAMEYTSRRWLAAVAVIVLLSCAPAPAAAAGRKLLQIQISEAQQFVVPQSHMRAIHGQRPLKWSSELADQAERWAARFKGNCAAASAAMPGGVNVFRGFGEAGKAWQPSDAVAAWAEQANYFDFKSGGCAAGKLCAQFKQVMSKGNTDVGCATVQCADGTTLMTCHYSPLGNIFDERPF, via the coding sequence ATGGCAATGGAGTACACCTCAAGGCGCTGGCTGGCCGCGGTGGCGGTCATCGTCCTGCTCTCGTGCGCCCCGGCCCCGGCTGCGGCGGCCGGCCGGAAGCTACTGCAGATCCAGATCAGCGAGGCGCAGCAGTTCGTGGTGCCGCAGAGCCACATGCGCGCGATCCACGGCCAGCGCCCGCTCAAGTGGAGCAGCGAGCTGGCGGACCAGGCGGAGCGCTGGGCGGCGCGGTTCAAGGGCAACTGCGCGGCCGCGTCGGCGGCGATGCCCGGCGGCGTCAACGTGTTCCGCGGCTTCGGCGAGGCCGGGAAGGCCTGGCAGCCCAGCGACGCGGTGGCGGCGTGGGCGGAGCAGGCGAACTACTTCGACTTCAAGTCCGGCGGCTGCGCCGCCGGGAAGCTGTGCGCGCAGTTCAAGCAGGTGATGTCCAAGGGCAACACGGACGTCGGGTGCGCCACCGTGCAGTGCGCCGACGGCACCACGCTCATGACCTGCCACTACTCGCCGCTGGGcaacatctttgacgagaggcccTTCTGA
- the LOC141026184 gene encoding uncharacterized protein, with translation MKILCWNCHGMRKPAAVRALLGIQGRVRPDVLFLSEADLNKAKAEKLRRRLGFEAMAVSESDGRSGGLVMFWYNKLGVTSHEVQPNFIDMRINEGNNGGWHFTGFYGEPSGERKHLMWEYVRQLHAMMDMPWLMAGDFNEILHSHEKEGGVVRSQRCMQAFSDALADCGLDDLGYIGDKFSWRRGHIRERLDRPTSNAIWADMFLGFGVTNEEFDKSDHRPVLIDTEYQLGVQPRGPSGPCKFEARWLAETDVETIVQTAWYNRKALDAAPLPEITADIHAALHRWDKEVLKGPRTRL, from the coding sequence ATGAAAATATTATGCTGGAACTGCCATGGGATGAGGAAGCCTGCGGCAGTTCGTGCGCTCTTGGGGATCCAAGGGCGGGTGAGACCAGATGTACTTTTTCTTTCTGAAGCAGATCTGAACAAAGCAAAGGCAGAAAAACTTAGGAGAAGGCTTGGTTTTGAGGCAATGGCAGTGTCAGAAAGTGATGGAAGGAGTGGTGGTCTTGTAATGTTCTGGTATAACAAGTTAGGAGTCACGTCTCATGAGGTGCAGCCTAACTTCATTGACATGAGAATCAACGAAGGAAATAATGGGGGATGGCACTTCACAGGTTTCTATGGAGAACCAAGCGGGGAGAGAAAACATTTGATGTGGGAGTATGTGAGGCAATTACATGCTATGATGGATATGCCATGGTTGATGGCAGGTGATTTCAACGAGATCTTACATTCTCATGAAAAAGAGGGCGGTGTCGTTCGCTCTCAAAGATGCATGCAAGCTTTTAGTGACGCCCTTGCTGATTGCGGTCTGGATGACCTGGGGTACATCGGTGACAAATTTTCATGGCGGCGGGGACACATTCGAGAACGCCTAGATCGtccaactagcaatgctatatgGGCGGACATGTTCCTGGGATTTGGTGTGACAAATGAGGAGTTTGATAAGTCAGATCACCGGCCGGTCTTGATTGACACTGAGTATCAATTGGGCGTGCAACCAAGGGGACCAAGCGGACCATGCAAATTTGAGGCGCGATGGCTGGCAGAGACAGATGTCGAGACAATAGTTCAAACGGCTTGGTATAATCGTAAAGCCCTCGATGCCGCACCACTACCAGAAATAACTGCAGATATACATGCTGCACTGCATCGGTGGGACAAGGAGGTTCTTAAGGGGCCGAGGACCAGGCTGTGA